A single genomic interval of Odontesthes bonariensis isolate fOdoBon6 chromosome 3, fOdoBon6.hap1, whole genome shotgun sequence harbors:
- the c3h1orf50 gene encoding uncharacterized protein C1orf50 homolog → MDRTVSLPNQPDKTTTVKLVESSGAPSGLELVSSYQTNRVGDPMDLVALAVQVQKGDDFVKANACNKLTVIADQIRYLQEQARKALEEAKRDADLHHAACNIVKKPGNMYYLYQRPSGQKYFSIISPEEWGAGCPHQFVGAFKLQHDMSWSPVDEMEKRDAELAIMDKLISQQTALPMYTEPNFKGLTD, encoded by the exons ATGGACCGGACGGTTAGCCTACCGAACCAACCTGACAAAACTACTACAG tgaaACTGGTTGAGAGCAGTGGAGCCCCCAGCGGGCTGGAACTGGTCAGCTCCTACCAGACCAACAGAGTGGGAGATCCCATGGACCTCGTGGCCCTGGCAGTACAAGTACAAAAG GGAGATGATTTTGTGAAAGCCAACGCTTGCAACAAACTGACGGTGATCGCGGACCAGATAAGATACCTACAGGAGCAGGCGAGAAAG GCTTTGGAGGAGGCCAAACGAGACGCTGACCTTCACCACGCCGCCTGCAACATTGTGAAAAAGCCAGGCAACATGTACTACCTCTACCAGCGGCCATCTGGACAGAAGTACTTCTCCATCATCTCCCCTGAG GAATGGGGCGCAGGCTGCCCTCATCAATTTGTTGGCGCGTTCAAACTTCAACACGACATGTCCTGGAGCCCCGTGGACGAGATGGAGAAGAGAGATGCGGAGCTCGCCATCATGGACAAACTCATCAGCCAGCAGACGGCCTTACCCATGTACACGGAACCAAACTTCAAAGGCCTCACTGATTAA